The nucleotide window CGGCAAAATCACCTTTGGCGTAGGCGTCGCGGGCGTCGGCGGCTTGGCTTTCGGGGGCGGCCAACACGACTGCGGCGAGGATGAGGAGCGGGATCAGGTTGCGCGGGATGAACAGTTGCCACGTCGAAAACGCGGGGGGCGGACGGGCGGCGAGGGCCTGTTGCGCGCGTTGTATCCAGTCGGTGGGGAGATCCGCCGCGCCGTAAAGCGTGCGATCGGCTTCGGACCACAGCGTGGACCAGGTGGCGTCGCTGAAGTGGCCGGGCGTGGGCACGGCGACGGAGAGTTTCCAAATGATGGCGGTGTTGCGCTGCCAGGCGAGGAGCTGCGAGCTGGGAGCTGGGAGCTTAGAGCTGGGAGCTTCGAGCTTAGAGCTGTCGGCGAGTTGGCGCAGGGTGGAGCTCAGGCGGTCGTGGGCTTCGCGCAGGGGGCGGCCCGGGTCGGTTTGGCGGGCGCGGCGGCGAGCAAGGGTGAGCCAGAAGCCGAGGGGCAGGAGGGCGGCGGAGACCAGGCCAAGGAGGAGGCTGGAGGTGGCGAGCGGGCTCGAACTGGTGCCGGACGGCGGAAGCGGATCGCGAGGAATAGCTGCGGCGGGGGCGGCGGAACGTTCAGCAGGTAACTTTGCGCGTTCGCCGTTCAGGGGGCCGGTGCTTCCCGTGGGCGCTTGAGCGCTTGGGGCGGAATGCTGACCGTTGGGTGCGGCGGGCGTATCCGCGACTTGGATTGTCACCGCAGGAGAGGACAGGGTTTCGTAGGCGCCCTTGCTTGGGTTGAATATAACTACGCTCACAGGGCCGAGGGTGTAGCTGCCGGCGCGGGTGGGGATCAGGATGATGTCCTCGGTAATCGAGGCGTCGAAGAGCGCGTTGTCCTTGTTGGTGCGCTTGGCCTGGGGCTGCACGAGACGAAAATCACGGGAGACCGAGCGGGAGGGCAGGCCGCTGATGTCCGGCCAGTTGCCTGTGCCGTCGAGGGTGAGGGTCCACGTGATGGGTTCGCCGATACCGGCGGTGGCTGGCACGACTTTGGACTCAAGGTTGAATTTGCCGACTGCGCCCGTGAAGCCGGCCGGTGCCGGGGCTGGCAGGGCGCGCACGGTCAGGCTGGCGGGCTGGCTGGTGACAGAGAACTGATCCAGGCTCTGGCGTGCAAACAGGCCGAAACCGGAGGGTGCTCCCGTGGTGAGGTTAACCAACTGGGTGGCGGGGTTGAGCGCGACCGGGCCGGGAGTTTTGGCGTAGGCGCGGGTTTTATAGGTGATCGCGAGGCGCTGCTCGTTGTTAACGTTGGTTTCGGTGGCCTCGGGTTTGCTCCAAGGCTCGACGCTCAGGGGCGCGGGTGACCATTCGGGTTCTGCGCTGCCGAGTTGGTAAAAATAACGACGGGTTGAATTAAGAGTGTAAATAAGTGGGAAAACTTCGCCGGCCCAGACTGAACCCGCTGGCAGCGAGAAGCGGGTTTGCACAATCGAATCGAGGGACACGTTGGACTGGCCAACGGTGGCGTCCCCGATTTCAAACTCGGCGGCCGCCACGGTTTGCCGACCCTTGTCGGTCTCGACTTGGAAGGCGGGGATGCGGATCGGCCGGCGCTCGTTGGGGCGCACTTGGTAAGTGAGTGTGATGGTCTTGAGGGAGGTGGCCTTGAAGTTGACCACGGAGTAGGAGCTGGACGTGGAACGGGTGGGTTGGCCCACAAAGCTGAGCCCAGGGACGCTCGGTAATTTGAACGTGTCGGCTGGTTCGCATTGCTCGAAAATTAAGCTCAGTTCGCTGGTCTGGTTGAGCGCGAGCGTGCCCGCGCCGGGCTCCCAGCGCACCGTTTGGGCGTGCAGGGATACGGTGAGGCCGACGGCGAAAAAGGTAAAGAATGTGAGGAGCGAGCGGAGCATCGGAGGACGGAGGGCGGCGGGCGGATGTCAGAGATCGGAGGTCAGAAATCGGATGGAAGAGGTCGGCGGAGGAGAACGTTCAATGTTGGACGTTGCCTGGTGCTCACCAGTCTTTGCCCTTGGTGGCGGGTTGGCCTGAGGCGGGGCCCTGCAGGAGTTGAAAGAGGCGCGCCGGGGAATCGCCCTGTTTCACTTGATCGAGTTTTTGCAACGGGATCGTGAGGTTGGGGTCTTGGCGGGCCGGATCGGTGGAGGGTTGCTCGGGAGCGCCGCCCGCCTGCTGCATTTCGCCGGGCTGCGGCTGGTCGACGGGGGGCTTGGCTGCTTCGGGCTGCGGTTTTTCCGCGCTGCCGTCTTTGGGCGGCGGCTGTTTGGAGGGATCGTCTTTCATGTCGCCAAAGGCGGACTGGCCCGGGGAGTCGGGTTTCTTGTTGGAATCCTTGGGGGGCGGGGACGAATCGCCGGGTTTTTCGCCTTTGCCGGATTGTTGATCTTCGGACTTCGATTGATCCGGTTTAGCGCTTTGGTCTTTGTCCTTTTCGGGTGGTGGCGACGACTCGCCCTTGTCGCCGGATTTATCCTTCTGGTCGGCTTTATCTTTTTTGTTCTGCTCGGGTTTTTTATCGTCCGGTTTTGATTTGTCGGACTTGGGCGGGTCTTTTTTGGGTAGGAGTGATTCCAATTGCTCACGCAAGGTGGGCCAGTCGGCGACCTTTGGATCCAGCGCGGAACCTGATGCGACTGCGGCGAGGGCGTCACGTACGGCGCCTTCAGGAACGGGTTGCTGGGCTGCTTTGGTTCGTTCGCCGTAGGTGAGGGTGGTGCGGGCGAATTCGGCCAAGTCCGTCGCGCTGGCATTCGGGAGCGTGGCGAGGCGGGTAACCAGTTGGGTTACGGGCGCAGCCAGTACGGCTGGCGCTGCGGGGGGCGTGGGTTCGGCTGCGTTTGCGGGCGACGACGGCCAGAACAGGGTGCCCAATAATGCTAGGGCGACGGCGGCGCTCTTGGCGGGCGAGGCTGCGAGTTGAATCAGGCGTGGGCGCGGGCGCACCGGAAATTCGCGCCAGAAACTGAGCAGCATCAGGACCAGTGCGGCGGCGAGCGGCCACTGGTAGCGCTCGGCGAGGCGCACGCGGTTTTTCTCCAGAAACTCGCCGCGTTTTCCCTGCTCGACGGTGCTCTGGATCAGTTGTGCGAGGTCGACCCAGCCGCTGGCGTCGGCATAGACGCCAGCGGTTTTATCGGCGAGTTCGCGCAAGCTGGCGGGGTTGAGTTTGGAGAGAACAACCGCGCCGCGTTCATCTTTAACAAACGCTCCGGTACCGTCGGGGATCATTGCACCCGCGTCGGTGCCCACCCCGAGAGTGAGAATACGGATACCTTTGGCCTTAAGTTCTTCGACGTGTTTTTGCCAGGTTTCGGACTGGGCTTCGCCGTCGCTGAGCACGATGAGGAAGCGGTCGGCTGCGCTGGAGTTGCCGAAGGCAGCGAGGGTGGTTTCGAGCAGGGCGTCGTAATTGGTGCCGCCCTCGGGAAGGTAATCGGGGTTCAGGACCGGCAGGAATTCGCGGAGTATCTCGTAGTCGGAACTCAGCGGGCTTTGCAAAAAGGCGGTGCCGGAAAAAACGACCAGACCGACGCGCTCGCCTTTGAGTCGTTCGAGCAGGCTGGTAATGAGCAGGCGGGCTCGTTCCAAGCGGGATGGTTTTACGTCTTGCGCCAACATGCTGCGGGACAAATCGAGCGCGATGATGATCTCACGTGCCTGGTCGAAAACGGGCTCATCGAGCTGGCCCAATTGGGGACGGGCGACGGCAAAAATAGCGGCGACGAGACCAAGGGTGAAGAGCAGGCGGGTGCGGGGTGCCCCGGCGCGGGCTGACGGTGGGCCGAGAACGAGGGACGATTGGCGGGCTTCGGCTTGGTGGATTTTGGGGCGCAGGTTAGCCGTGGCGGTGCGGCGACGCAGCAGGTCGAGCGCGAGCAGGCCAAGCGGGATGAGTAACAACCAAAAAGCGTGGGGCCAGTAAAAGCTCATAGGGAAACCGGCGGGCGCGGGGTTGTGGTGGGCGGGGTGGTGAGGTCGCCGGATTGAGCGCGGCGGGCGGAGGTGGACACGCGCCAGGAGGCGGCACCGGCGACCAGCGCGGCGAGCAACAGGCTCGTTACACCGGGCACGGCGACCCATGGAAAAAGCTCTGTGGTGAGCAGAAAACTCTTGGCCTGAAACTCGATTTTTTGGGCTCTGTCGATGGCTTTGAAGGCGGAGGCGATGGTCTTGGAGTCGTCGGCGCGGTAAGCGCTGCCCCCGGTGAGATTGGCGATCTCGATGAGCATGCTTTGGTCGAGGTCGGAGGCCATGCGGGTGTAACCGACTTTTTTTCCGCTCTGGTCGAAGACGGGAAAGGGGACCAGTCCGTCGCGGCCGGCGCCGATGGTGTAAACGGGGATGCCACGACCTTTGGCAACCGCAGCGCTTTGCATCGGGGTGAGCGCGCCTCGGTTGTTGGCCCCGTCGGTGAGCAACACGGCAAAGGCACCCTTGCGCAGCCCATTTTGTTCGCGCGCCGCCTGTTCAAGTCGGGTCAGGGCGAGGCCGAGGCCGTCGCCAATGGCGGTGCCGTCCTCGATCAGGCCGATCTTGAGTCGCTCGACTTGGCGGGCGAGCCAGTCGTGGTCAAAGGTCAACGGGGCGAGCGTGTAGGCGCGCCCGGAGAAAACCACGATGCCGATGCGGTCATTGGGGCGCTGCGTAATGAAGGCTTGGATAACCGGTTTGATGGCCTGCAACCGGTTGAGTCGCTCGCCGCCCTTTTCGAAGTCTTCGGCCTGCATCGAGCCGGAGAGGTCGATTGCCAGCATGATGTCGTAGCCTTGGCTGTGGATTTCGCGTTTGTCCTCGACCCGCTGCGGGCGGGCGAGCGCGACGACCAGCAGGATCAGTCCGAGGCCGGTGAGCCCCGCAGGCCAGCGCGAGGGCGAAACCCGCGAGGGCCGGTGCCAGGCGGAGGCAAAGGGCACCAACAGCACGGGAACGGCGCGGCGTCCGCGGAGCCACACGACGGCCGGAATCAGCAGCAGGGCCAAAAGCCAGGCCGGATCGGCGAGCCGGAAGTTTAGAAAATCGAACGTCCAAAAGCCGACGACAACGGGCGAAGAAAATGGAGCTCCCACAAGGGCTGGAATCATTTTGGCGATTGGCGTTTTTACCTGTGGAGTGGGCGCGTTAGTGCGCTTGGCGGGCGTGGAAAAAGCGCACCAGTGCGTCGAGGCGGTCCTCTTCGGTGCTCACGATCAGGCGGGTCAGTGCGTCGGGAAACAGCTCGCGCCAAGTCGCGTCGCGTTGCTCGCACCAGCTGGCGTGGGCCGCCCTCTCGGCAGCGGAGTTTTCCAGCGTGACGAGTTGGCCGCTCACCGGATCGTAAGCGGCGAAGGCGTCCCCTTCGGGCAGCTTACGATCCCAAGGATCATCGACGCGGAATCCCATCGGTTGATAGCGCTTGCGCATCACGGCCCAGCCGTCGGGCGCGACACGCGGGGCGAAATCCCCCAGCCAGATGAGGATGCTGTGGCGGGGCGCGGCGCGGGCGAGCAGGCGCCAAGGAATGTCGCTGCGAGCTTGGAGTTGTGAGCTTGGAGCTGTGAGCTGTGGAGCGGGAGCGCCGAGTAGCGATGCGGCGGCGTGGAGGATAGGACCGCGACCGCGTACCGGTTCGCGCAGGGTGTAGCCATCGGGCTTGGCGTGGAGGAAGCCAACCCGGTCGCGATTTACCGCGCCGAGCAGCATGACCAGTCCAGCAAGTTCCAGCAGTGCCTCGCGCTTCGATTGGGCGCCGGAGCCGAACTGCAGGCTGGGCGTGTCCTCGAAAACGATCATCACCGTGACCTCGCGCTCCTCGACGAATTTCTTGCGGTAGGGTTCGCCGAGGCGCGCGGTTACGTTCCAGTCGATGTCGCGCACGTCGTCGCCGAATTCGTATTTGACCACCTGGTCAAACTCCATGCCGCGGCCGCGGAACGCCGAACGGTATTCGCCGCTTAGAACGTTCTCAACCGCGTGACGCACGCGCCACTCCAGCTTGCGCAGCAAGGCGAGCGGGGAGGCGGGGGCTGCACCGGGGGTGATGGGAAGCGGGCTGGGCACGGGATGAAAAATCTTTCTCGTTCCTCTTCATCTTAATCGTTCTCTCAGTCCGAAAAAACGGCGGAGAAAGAGAACGATTAAGAGGAACGAGAAAGAGGCTGAGTTCAGACGCTGGGCACCGGGGTTTTCCGGATGACCTCGGCGATGAGGTCGTCGGCGGTGATTTCTTCGGCCTCGGCTTCGTAGGTCAGGCCCACGCGGTGGCGCAGCACGTCGGGCGCGATTTCCTGAACTAGGCCGGGCGAAACGTAGTCGAGTCCGCGCAACCAAGCCAGGGCGCGTGCGGCTTGGTAAAGCGCGAGCGAGGCGCGCGGCGAGGCACCGAAGCTGAGGTAACGTTTCCCGCCGGCCACCGGTGCAGCCAGTTCGCGGGTCGCCCGTACCAGTGCGAGGATGTAGCTTTGGATGGCGGGAGAGAGGTGAACTTTGTCCACCTCGCCGCGCAATTCGAGCAGCTCTTCGCCATTGGCCACAGCGTGCAGCGCGGGCTGGCGGGTGACTTGTCCCCACCGCTGCATCATAATGGATTCCTCGTCTAGGGTCGGGTAATCGACGATCAGCTTGAACAAAAAGCGGTCCGTTTGCGCCTCGGGTAACGGGTAGGTGCCTTCCTGTTCGACCGGGTTCTGCGTGGCCATGACGAAGAACGGCTTGGGCAGCAGGTGGGTTTGGCCACCGATGGTGACTTGGCGCTCCTGCATGGCTTCCAGCAGGGCGGACTGGACCTTGGCGGGGGCGCGGTTGATTTCGTCGGCCAGCACTAGGTTGGCGAAAATGGGACCGCGATGCGCAGTGAAGCCACCGTCTTTGGGGGAAAAAACCATCGTGCCGACCACGTCGCTGGGCAGCAAATCGGGGGTGAACTGCACGCGCTCGAACTGGATGCCGAGGGCGGTGCCCAGGGATTTAATCAAGAGGGTTTTGGCGAGACCAGGCATGCCTTCGAGAAGGACATGGCCGTTGGCCAGCAAGGCGACGAGCAGGCGCTCGACGACGGCGTCTTGGCCGATCACGGCTTTGCCGATTTCGTCGCGGAGTTTTTGGGACCAGGTGGGACCAGTAATCATGAAGGAGTCGGTGGGTGGGGGGGCTTTAAGCGGAGTCGGGGGACAAGCTTGCGGAAAAAATGTTCCACTGAGAAAAAGGAGCCACCGTGGATTTACCAACTCAAATTCAAGACCGTCTGGATGCGCTCGGTGTCCTGGCGGCTGACATCGAGGAGCGGTTTGTGCGCGGTTCGGGGCCGGGCGGGCAGAAGATCAACAAAACCAGCTCGACGGTGTGCGTAAAACACCGGCCTACGGGAGTCGAGGTGCGTTGCCAGCGCGAGCGTTCGCAGGCGGCCAACCGCGAAACGGCGTGGGCCGAGTTGTGCACTAAATTGGAAACCATCCTGCGCGTCGCCGAGCTGGCCCGCCAGCAAGCGGCGGCCAAAACACGCCGCAGCACGCGCAAGCGCAGTAAACGCCAAAAGGCCATTTCTGTGGCAGGTAAACGGCACCGCGCCGAAATCAAGGCCGGTCGCGGCCGACCCGCGCCGTAACGCGCTTGGTGCGGGCTGCGGCAACTCCCGTGGCTGCGAATGCCCGCAGCGCGGATGGCTTACTGCTTGCGCGAACGGGCGGACACTTCGTTATAGGTGGCCCATGGCCCGCCTCCCACTCGAAGATAACTTTACTGACGTCATTGCCAAAGCCCAGACCGGGCTACGGATCACCGATGAGCAGCTGGCCACGCGCGCCGAAATCAGCATGGAGGATTTGCTCGCGGTGAAATCCGGCCACCTCCTCGATGCGGTCATTCGCCGCATCGCCCGCCACTTGAAGCTGGGCACCAACGCGCTGGAGGCGCTCGCCCACAAACGGTTTTACCCGACCGCCCCGATTTTTTCCCGCGGCCTGACTCTGTTCAACACCCCGCAGGGCGAACAGACGGTCAACAACTACCTGATCTGGGACGCGCGCTCGCGCTTCGCCGCGGTGTTTGACACCGGCACCAACGCCGAGGCGCTCATCGACACGATCCAGGCCGAGCACCTAGATGTGCGGCATATTTTTATCACTCATACGCATTACGATCACATTGCCGCCTTGCCGGCGCTGGCGGCGGCTTGTCCGCGCGCCGAGGTGTGGTCGAGCGAGCTGGAGCCGGTGGATTTCCCCGGCGCCAAAACGTTTAAGGAAAACGCCCATTTTCATGTAGGCGACGAGCTGGCCATCAAGACGCTGTTCACCCCGGGGCATTCACCTGGGTTGACCACCTTTTTTGTGACGGGCTTGAGCTGGCCGGTGGCAATTGTGGGGGACGCATTATTCTCCTCCTCAATCGGTGGCAGCGCCGAGCATTACGCCGAGCAGTTGCGCAATGATAACGATAAAATCTTCACCCTGCCGCGTAACACCGTGATCGCGCCAGGGCATGGTCCAATGACCACCTTGGCGCTGGAAAAACTGCATAACCCCTTCTTCGCGCGCCAATAATTGGCGCGCGGCGGCAGTCGATTCGTAGTGCTTAGTCTCTCTCGTTCGGTTCCTCGTCGCTTGCGCCGCGCAGTTGTTTGAATGCCGCGAGCGCGGCCGCGCGGGCCGTGGCGTGATCGACCAGCGGGTCCGGGTAACGCCCGTCGATTTGGGCGTACTCGCGCACCGAGGCGGGAGCGGTCCACGGGGCGTGCAGGAATTTGTCGGGTAACCGCGCGATTTCTGGCACCCAGCGGCGGACGTAGGCGCCTTCGCCGTCGAAGCGTTCACCTTGGGTTACGGGCGCGAAAATTCGGAAATACGGCGCGGCATCAGCCCCGCAGCCGGAGCTCCACTGCCAGCCCAGGGTGTTACTGGCGAGGTCGGCATCGACGAGCGTGTCCCAGAACCAGCGCGCCCCGTGTTGCCACGGCAGGCGCAGGTGTTTCACCAGAAACGACGCCACGATCATACGCACGCGGTTGTGCATCCAACCGGTGTGCCAGAGCTCGCGCATGCCGGCATCGACGATGGGGTAACCGGTCTGACCGCGTTGCCAGGCGTGCAGTTTTTTGCCGTCCGCATCCTCGGCCCAGTGGAAGCGTTTGAAATCCTCGCGCAGGGGCTGAGTGGGGGTTTGCGGGAAATGAAAAAGCAGGTGGTGGGCGAATTCCCGCCAGCCGATCTCACTGAGGAAAACCAGCGCGCCCCGGTTGGGGGGGAATACGCCGCTATCTTTGGCGAGCGACTGAACCGCCGCCCACACCTGGCGCGGCCCGATTTCGCCCCAGTGCAAGTGCGGAGCGAGTCGGGAGGTGCCGGGGCGCGCCGGCAGGTTGCGCTGGTCCTCGTAGCTGGCCATCGCGGTGGAGACGAAGGTCTGGAGTTGGCGCTGCCCGCCTGCTTCGCCGGGAGTCCACGCGGCGTGAAAGCCGGCATCCCACGGAATCGACGGAAGCAGGGCGAGGTCGGCGAGGGCGAGCGACGGCGGCCACGCGTCCGCAGTAGGCGATGGGAAAGCGCCCGCTTTGAGCTGGGTCGCCGGGGCGATTTCACGCGTGAGGCAATGACGCCAGTAGGGCGTAAAAACTTGGAACGGCTTGCCCTGTTTGTTGGCGATCGTGTGCGGCTCGAACAGCAGTGCGGCGTTAAAACTTTTCGTCTCAACGCCAGCGGCAATCAGGTCGGCCTTAAGGGTTTTATCGCGGGCGATGACGGCCGGCTCATAGCGCCGGTTCCAGTAAAGGGCGTCGGCACCGGTGGCCGTGATGAGTTCGCTCAACACCTCGCTGCTGTCACCCCGGGCCAGCAAGAGCCGGGAGCCACGGGCGCGCAGTGAGGCGTCGAGTGCTGCCAGCGAGTGGTGCAGCCACCACCGGGATGCGGCGCCTGCGGGCCAATCACCTTCGCCGGCATCGTCCAGGATGTATACCGGGATTACGGGACCGCCACGGGCGATAGCCGCAGCCAGGGCGGGGTTGTCTTGCAAGCGCAGGTCCTGACGAAACCAGAGGAGGGTGGGGGCGGTATTCAAAGGGAGAAGACGTAGCTCAGACTTCCAGTCTGCTGAGTTTTGTTCGCGTTAAAATTAGCCTATCGTGACTTTTGGCCAGGGACGGCCAACGCTACAGGGCTAGGAAAAGATGTATGGTTGGCCGTCCCGGCCAAGGATTGAAAGTCGCGACTTTTTTCGCGCTCAGACGCCACCGAGCTTTGCGATGACTTTGAATTCCGCCGCAGTCAACGGCATCACCGAGAGCCGTCCCTGGCGCAAAAAGGCGGTCTCTTTGAGCGCGGGCTCACCCTTGATCTGTTCGAGCGTGACGGGGCGGGGCAGGGCGCGCACCGGCTTGAGTTCGACTGCGACCCAACCGTCCTCGTCGGCGGTCGTATCCGGGAAAAAACTGCGCGTGACCTCGGCCAGACCCAACACGGCCTTGGTGGTGACGCTCGCATAGAAAAACACCTGGTCGCCCGGGACCATGGCTTTGAGGTGGTTGCGCGCTTGGTAGTTGCGCACGCCGGTCCAGTCGGTGCGGCCGTCACGCATCAGATCGGTCCAAGCGTAGGCTTCGGGTTCAGATTTCACCAACCAATATTGGGTTGTCATAGGTGCGTGCAAAAGGTGCAGTTCGACTACATGGAACCTCGTGACGATGAAAAGGTAAAAGCCCTGCCGGCGGCGGCGGGTTTTGGCCTGCTCGCCTCGCTGGCTACGGACGCACAACGTGCGTGTTGCGCATGAATAAAACCCTTTTACCGATCCGCGTATTATTTATAGCCCTGTGCGCCGCCGCAGGTTGGCTGGTGTGTTACTCCGTGCCGGACTGGGATGCGCAGCGGATACGCGCCTCTTCAATCGGCTTGGCCATTGGATGCCTTGTGGTTCTGGTTGATCTGCTGCTCAAGGGCTTTTCGCTGCGAGGGCTTTCGGCAGTCACCTTTGGGTTGGCGGTGGGCACGGTGATCGCGTTCATGATCCACATCTCGCCGCTGCTTCACGATGGCGATCCGCAGATTATTTTCCTCGTGCGACTGGGGTTGTTTTTGATCTGCCCGTATCTGGCCACGGTGATCGCACTGCGCGGCAAGGATGAGTTTAACTTGGTGATTCCGTACGTGCGTTTCGTTCCGCACGATGTCGAGGTTCCGGTGATTGTGGTGGATGTACGCGCGCTGATCGATGGGCGTATCGCACGGGTCTGTAAAACGGGCTTTTTGGGGTCGGCTGTCGTGGTGCCGCGATTCGTGATTAGCGAACTCCAAGCGATGGCCGATTCCATGCAACCGCACCTGCAGGCGCGGGGTCGCCGTGGTCTCGATACGCTGGGCGAGCTGCGTAACATCAAAAACCTGGATTTGCGCATCCATGAAAGCGAACTGGCCAAGAAGGCCGATATCGACGCCAAGTTGGTGTTTTTGGCCCAGTCGATGCGGGCGAAATTACTTACGGCCAATTACAGTCTTACCAAACTGGCGGAGTTTAACAGTGTTGTTTGCCTGAGCATGGCCGATCTGGGCAAGGCGTTGCGCCCTGAGTTGGTCGCCGGCGAGGTCATCGATGTGGAATTGGTGAAGCCGGGCAAGGAAGAGGGCCAGGCACTCGGTTATCTTGATGAGCATGCGATGGTCGTGGTTAACCACGGCCGGGCCTATATCGGCCAAGTGGTGACGGTTCAGGTCATCAGTGTATTGCCCTCATCGGCAGGCAAAATGGTGTTCGCCCAGCTGGTTGAAGCGTAAGCCAGTGGCTGATACGGAGCGCTGAGCGCCAGCTCGGCATGGTCAGGCTGATCAAGCGTGGTCAGGAGCCGAGCTGGAGCTCAGCGTTCCGTAGGGAAGCAGCCTCAAGACCTTACCGTTCGATGCGGGGAATCGCGCTGAGCAGCGTGCGGGTGTATTCGTGCTGCGGGTTTTCCATCACCTCAAGCGTGGGCCCCATCTCTACGATTTTCCCTCGGTACATCACCGCGATCCGGTCGGAAATGTGTTTTACCACCGACAGGTCGTGGGAGATAAAAATGAGCGTGAGGTCGAGCCGGTGGACCAGATCGGCGAGCAGGTTGAGGATCTGCGCCTGGATGGAGACGTCGAGGGCCGAGACCGGTTCGTCGGCGATGATGATGCGCGGATTCAACGCAAGGGCGCGGGCAATGGCGATGCGCTGGCGCTGGCCACCAGAGAATTCGTGCGGGTACTTTTGCAGGTCGCGCACCGGCAGGCCGACTTGCCCCATGAGCTCGATGACACGATTTTTCACCTCGGCCGTCGGGCAAATCCGGTGGACGGTCAACGGTTCTGCCAATGTGGCAAACACCGTCATGCGCGGGTTGAGCGAGGCGAACGGGTCTTGGAAAACCATCTGCAAATCCCGGCGCTGGGTGGCGAACTCTGCCGCCGTGCCTTCGGTGAGGTTTTTGCCGTCCAAAATTACCGCCCCCGAGGTGGGCGGGATCACTTGCATGAGGGTGCGCCCGAGCGTGGATTTACCCGAGCCGGATTCACCGACCAACCCAATGACCTCGCCGCGTTTGATATCAAAGGTCACCCCGTCCACGGCGCGCACCACGCCGGAACGGGAGGTGAAGTGGGTTTCGAGCGCTTTGATTTCCAGAATATTGTCGTTGGGGTCGATCGGCGCGCGGGTCGTCACCGGGTGCGCGGGCGCGTCCGGCGGAAGGGCGAAGCGGGCGAGCAGCGCGGCTTCGTCGATGGGTTTTGAAAGGTCGGGCGGCAGGCCGGGAATGGTGAACAGCGGGCGGCCTTTTTCCTGCAGTGCGGGCACGCAGCGTTGCAGCGCTTTGGTGTAGGCGTGCTGCGGATCG belongs to Opitutus sp. and includes:
- a CDS encoding deoxyribodipyrimidine photo-lyase gives rise to the protein MNTAPTLLWFRQDLRLQDNPALAAAIARGGPVIPVYILDDAGEGDWPAGAASRWWLHHSLAALDASLRARGSRLLLARGDSSEVLSELITATGADALYWNRRYEPAVIARDKTLKADLIAAGVETKSFNAALLFEPHTIANKQGKPFQVFTPYWRHCLTREIAPATQLKAGAFPSPTADAWPPSLALADLALLPSIPWDAGFHAAWTPGEAGGQRQLQTFVSTAMASYEDQRNLPARPGTSRLAPHLHWGEIGPRQVWAAVQSLAKDSGVFPPNRGALVFLSEIGWREFAHHLLFHFPQTPTQPLREDFKRFHWAEDADGKKLHAWQRGQTGYPIVDAGMRELWHTGWMHNRVRMIVASFLVKHLRLPWQHGARWFWDTLVDADLASNTLGWQWSSGCGADAAPYFRIFAPVTQGERFDGEGAYVRRWVPEIARLPDKFLHAPWTAPASVREYAQIDGRYPDPLVDHATARAAALAAFKQLRGASDEEPNERD
- a CDS encoding EVE domain-containing protein, with protein sequence MTTQYWLVKSEPEAYAWTDLMRDGRTDWTGVRNYQARNHLKAMVPGDQVFFYASVTTKAVLGLAEVTRSFFPDTTADEDGWVAVELKPVRALPRPVTLEQIKGEPALKETAFLRQGRLSVMPLTAAEFKVIAKLGGV
- a CDS encoding TRAM domain-containing protein; the protein is MNKTLLPIRVLFIALCAAAGWLVCYSVPDWDAQRIRASSIGLAIGCLVVLVDLLLKGFSLRGLSAVTFGLAVGTVIAFMIHISPLLHDGDPQIIFLVRLGLFLICPYLATVIALRGKDEFNLVIPYVRFVPHDVEVPVIVVDVRALIDGRIARVCKTGFLGSAVVVPRFVISELQAMADSMQPHLQARGRRGLDTLGELRNIKNLDLRIHESELAKKADIDAKLVFLAQSMRAKLLTANYSLTKLAEFNSVVCLSMADLGKALRPELVAGEVIDVELVKPGKEEGQALGYLDEHAMVVVNHGRAYIGQVVTVQVISVLPSSAGKMVFAQLVEA
- a CDS encoding ABC transporter ATP-binding protein gives rise to the protein MPLLTVTDLRTYFHTRSGVYRAVDGVSFHLERGETLGIVGESGSGKSVTCYSLMGLVPQPPGRIESGTAMFDGVDLLSAPAAQLRSIRGRRISMIFQDPMTSLNPYTRVSEQIIEPLLIHEKISRTAALARALTMLEAVGITDAAKRMHSYPHEFSGGMRQRVMIAMALITKPDILIADEPTTALDVTVQAQILALIKKLQREFGMAVIFVTHDLGVVSGLCDRVQVMYAGRIMETADTRTLFRDPQHAYTKALQRCVPALQEKGRPLFTIPGLPPDLSKPIDEAALLARFALPPDAPAHPVTTRAPIDPNDNILEIKALETHFTSRSGVVRAVDGVTFDIKRGEVIGLVGESGSGKSTLGRTLMQVIPPTSGAVILDGKNLTEGTAAEFATQRRDLQMVFQDPFASLNPRMTVFATLAEPLTVHRICPTAEVKNRVIELMGQVGLPVRDLQKYPHEFSGGQRQRIAIARALALNPRIIIADEPVSALDVSIQAQILNLLADLVHRLDLTLIFISHDLSVVKHISDRIAVMYRGKIVEMGPTLEVMENPQHEYTRTLLSAIPRIER